TTCTTGAAGAGTTGGAACTTCATGTAAGTGACTTGACTGATTGGCCCATAATTGGCTAATTGCTGCGATTCTGCATCATCTAAATTGTCATcgtcagctctctctctccatgaGTGAGTAGATATAAGCATTATCTTAGCATTTGTAGTTTATGATTTTTGTCATTTAGAGTTGTTTTGTACACAAGGTATACTGAGAGGTACCAAAATTATAACCCGAGAGACTTTCGGTGATTTCAGGCCCATTCTTTTCTGACTAAGATTTGTAGATCCCACCTCGGTTTTTTTTAGCACGCTTTTCATTggtctaaaatatcagataaatcaaaatttcaagTTTGTGATAtttagaacttaattaattatatgctattAGCTTTCTTATTTTCTGTGCCTTAACTTGATCTCCATCTTCAATAGAAACAAACACCACTTATGATTTCCACGTAATTTTCACACTAGTTTGAAATTGAATGCATGCAGATGTACTGTGCGAATACGCCATTCTACACCTCCGATCTGGATGCGGCGGCGACATCGCCGGCGGCTTGTCTCCACGAGCGGCTCAGGACCGTCTACATGACCGGGTTCTACGGCATCCGTGGCCAGCTAGAGCTGGCGCACCGGATACTCCGGAGCACGGTCGCTCTCGACCGTCTGATCATCGATTCGAGGCGCAAGGTTGACCACAATTTCAGAAACCAGGCCTACGCAGGCATGGGAAGGACCATGGCTACACTCTGTATTAACAAAGCCCAGTTCCCTGGCACTGTGATTACTATTCTGTAGCAGAAACTCACAAGGAAAATCATATAtagtttttatttgtttgtttatttatttatttattgtttctgTTATTGGTCTCAAATCTCTCTTCATGTTATTTGGCATGAAATCTATTCTGTAGTAGAAACTCACAAGGAAAGTCATATATAGTtgttatttgtttatttatttatcgtTTCTGTTATTAGTCTCAAATCTCTCTTCATGTTATTTGGCATGAAATCTCTGGTGCATTTTGATGGTTGTAGCAAGTGGAGATAGATGTCATGTTAACAGATTTGGTGGTTTGGTGATCGGTTGATTTTGTGTATATATTTCGAGCAAGGTCTCGTATGATGGAAAAAAAgagcttttattttctttttctaagcTTTACTGGAGATGAATGATGGAACACGGATTATGGATTATTTTCGATTGTCTATCAATGTCGCCCACAATATTTTCGGTCGACTAAAAGAAGGGAAAAATGAACACTTGATGATGTTCATGCTTCATCCATTTTGTTAAAGCTGAAATTTTGATCCTTAAGCAGTTaagcatatattttttcctcAACTATGCACAAGTGCGGATGGACTGAAATTATTCAACAAGATGTTCATGGTATAGGAAACAATCAAATCTCTGGAGAACTATCAAGGACGACGGTTTCAAACCCTTTATTTTTCATTGCAAATCATATTAGGCACTCGATACCCAACAATATAACTGTACACATGAAACCTGCAGATTCATGGGAGGGAAGCTTTCCAGTCCTAGCTTTATTTCTAAGTCCCTCACATGAACCTCAGCAGCATGACAAGCCAAAGAATCAATTGCGATGTTTATTCTGCTGTTCACACTTATTGCAAGCAATTGAATTGCGGGATAACCATTTATCTATGCATGGCACGCCACAAATCGTTTGTCGTTCTGCACATCTAGCACGAATGGCCGGTATATCAGGTCGAAACCCTGTGCCATGTGTCCATGTAGAACCAACCAGCTAGTTGATGGCTTAACAGCAACGCATAGCAATAGGCTCAGTAGCTTTCCTCAGCCATTCCTTCTCCTGCTCGTTCAGGTATGGTTGCAGGATTTTTCGGCAATCTGCGTGATATGCGTTTACCCATTCAATCTCGGCGGGGGTCAGCAAAGTGGTGTCTATCAGTTTTGTCTGGTATGGAGCCTGCATAACACGAGAAACCCGTCAATAGATGAGCAAACTAATGATGCAGATGCAATACAAGCATTACATGTTAATGAACTAGTGAACTGGTGAGCATCATTTTGTATGTAGAGATTATGAAATGCCAGTCGAACTGGTAACAAGCTTGACCTAAAAATGTTCATAAAGGTATAAACAAAGCAACAAGTTACTAACAAATACACAATACATAATCAACCAGAATATCTTGTCAAATTGATGAGGACTGTATTTACGAAATACTGAGACTTGGAGAAACACTACAGTTACCAAAGAGagttaataatttaataaaatggAGATTGAAGAAACAATACTTACCCATGTTATATGTTCAAATGCCAAATAACCCTTATCTCCGAAATTATATTTAGTATTGGCCTCTTTAACTATCAGAACATTCTCCAATCTTATACCAAAGCTTCCGTCTTCATAGTAACCAGGTTCTGCAAGAAAAGATTGTGCAATTTGAACTTTACATCGATCATTGCAGCAAGACGGATTACCATTGAAGTACCAACTCGTCCTACTATAACAAATAGTGGTTCGGTTAGGAAATACTGACCGTCTGTTACAGTCATCGATGCTTGTAGTGGTACATTTCTAGCAGAAGGTCTGAAGCTAATTAGATGAGGACCTAGATTAAGAGCACAAACAATATGGATTAAACATTTCAAAGGTAGAACTACAATCAGATAATTTACTGTCATAGAAGAGGATGAACCAGTAACTGAGTATCTGACCTTCATGAACATTCAAATAAGACCCAATTCCATGGCCTGTGCCATGCCGATAGTCCAGACCGCTTCTCCAAAGTGGTGTTCGTGCGAGAATATCAAGAGCATGCCCTGTAAAGGTTTACATAGCGTATACCATCACAATCCATAATAAAATGTCATGTCTTTTGTTGAAATCTAACTTGCAAACTAAGTATAACACAATGAATGtgtcagaactcagaacatGGTAGTATAAATCTTGCAAGTTTCTgatctttttttcaaatttagagaggttgtctatcacattaaatAACAGTAGTGACTAGTGGAACCTTCTTACAGTTTCCAAATGTTAAAGAAAGATTGGACATTATCTTTGAGACTATGAGGCTTTAAGAAAACATGATATCGCATGTTTATATGTTAATGCGCTCAAATAAAGAACAAATGATTGTAATTCGTACACTTTTAGGTGATGTTAAATCCCCGTGGTAAATCTGGCATCCATTTTATCATTAGGGTAACACATGATCAATATTAAATCTCCTGAGTTCATATAGATAGAAGTATGAAAGCTCAAAACACTCACCTGTCGTTCCATTGGGAAATACAGCACTGTCTAGTGCAATATGGCCTTTCAAAACCTATTTCCAATGTTCAATATCACTTGCATTAGAAATAGATCaaatagtagaaaaaaaaaagtcaaaaatacATGGACCATATTTAGCTACAAACTATTAGATTCAAGCATTTAAGATGCTGTTTATTTCTACAAAGAAAATCAAGTAACAAGCCTGTAAAGAAAAACTCGAACAGCCACCTTTGGCATAATATTCAACAACGGAATTTGCAGTTCCACTAAGTAGGGACAAATAATGCGATACAGGAAATGAGGAAACCAATAGCATTTCAAAGTGTCAGGAAACAAACTTTTAATATGTTGCATGTCAGTCATTAAGTTTTTCAATTCATGATAAATAATACTACGAGTAAATATAGATGAGTTGACAGTTATGTAGCTAGTAAAACACATGTCCCATTGGTCAAGGTAGCAATGAAGCAAGGTTACGCCGGTAAGGTTCCAGCTCAGGTTAACCGATTATTGGACACTCATAATATGCTAGCAAGGTGCAGTTACACTGGTAAAGTTTCAGTTCTGGTCAATTGATTATTGGACACTCATATTATGCTAGCAGAGTGTAGCACCCTAGAACTTAGAAAACACAGAAAATAATGCAAATTCAAGCAAATCAAATATGTGAAAGAAAAACATCAAAGTGATGCTTCAACAAATGATTTATTCAGTAACTTCTAGCCTTCTAGGATGTCAACACAATTATGGTTCTTAATCCCAAATAGAACTTAGTATGTAACACTGTGACATGTCATTCGttctaaataaaagaaaattttagcaagtgGTGAAATAAAACTTACAGCTGTGTAGCATGACTTCTCATGCTCAGAGGGTTTCCCAAAATGTACAGTTCTTGTAATGTCTGTAGTACCATCAAGATACTGCAAGCATACCACCATAGAAAGAATCAGACTCTAGTAAATCTTTGATCACAAAATTTTAGTTTGGACTGAAATGTACTCAACCTGAGCCCCAGAGTCACACAGATATATTTTATCAGCATCAAGTTCAGCACATGAACTTGCTTCAGGTGAATAGTGAATCACTGCTGCATTTGGTCCCACGGATGAAATCGTAGGGAAACTCAGACCTTTGAAGTGCTGCAGAAATATTACCATAGTCAAAAGATGCAGTACAACAGGAGACCATGAACTGCAAAAATGCCCTCAAGCAAAGGTTTTCTAGTTTCTATATATATCTAGCAAAAACCTAAGAAAAGATATTCCACGAAAACAAGTCCTATTGTTATTACTTTGACGTAAACACACAGTAAGCAGAGAAAGAGGGAACTATTGGAGACCCTCAATGTCCTGAATTAAGAGCTGAGTGAACGCAGTACTGTGTGTGTACGTACATCAAAGTATAATGTCATCCAGAGAGTaatcttttattaaaaaaaatcatgcttaaCGATACACTCCAAAGAACAGTAAAAACTTCTTCTCAAAAATTGCACAAGAAATATttagttaatattttttttctttcatggtATAGTAGATCTAACGGATACAGATGGGCATTAGTTATATTAGTTCTAAAGGTGCAATGTATATTAGTGGTCGCTACAACAAAGTTATAGGTAATTATGAGGAACTTGTTTATTTTAACATGCTTACTGGATTTTGACTCTAAAAATGGTAATGACAGTAACTCTATGTTTATTATGGCAGTTATAAATGATTTCTATAGTAACATAGTACATTTGAGCTTGAAAAAAGAGTGACGGTTAGCAGCATACCTCTTTAGATGCACGGAAACCTTCAAGTTTATCACTCACAGAAACCTCAGTAAGTTTTACTTCCCTACAGGAGTGAATAAAAATATTAACACAACCAAATGCACACAATTGTTCATAAATAATAATTGATTGCTATAATGCTTAGACCAAATGATGTGTACGGAAATGGTAATATTCTTTACAAAAATCAGGCTAATGCAGAAGATGCAGAGGTGTGTTTAGCGTAAGCATGCGATGCTGAGATGCAGAAGTGAACCATACTCCCTACAATCATAAATATATGTCGTCTGACTCTTTTGTCTACGGAGTGTGCCTTTGAACATGATTTCTCTAATAAGTTTATGATAATATGAAAAACACATTTCAAGGCAATATCTATGCATGccatttttatgttttcaaacttagtattttaaaatttattgatggtcaaagtttcaaaagtttgactggaaaaaaagtcaaatgatatatttgtggatagagggagtatgttgcCAAAAGAACCATACGGACAATCTCAGAGCATACTCACATATGCTGCTTTTTCTGTGATCCCTTGGCCTCACTAAAGTAACCAGAAGCTCCATAGTTCTCTTGCATCTGTCATTAAAACAAGATCATCAGAGCAAGTAGAAAATAATTAGGACTACAgcacaattaaataaaattgcagGTGCAAATCAAACTGCCATATCCACAAACAATAGCACAGGAACAATACCTGCTTAAAAGTCCAGCTAATAGCCACATGAGAAACAAATTTACACTGACCTGATTGTCAAGCCAAGCCAGGTATTGCACAACAGCAGCACCATCTCGAATATGTGCCTTCCTCAAACCATCCAGCTCCACGGGATTCTGTACCATCATTACAAGAAATTTAAAACATAGGTATACGGATTAATAAATGATGAAACTTGCAATGGCATATAGCATATTTCAAACCATCCAGCTCTACAGGATTTTATCGATCATTAGAAGAAACacaaaatatagtcatgtatAGATTAAAAAATGGTAAAACTTTTAATATCAAAGCCAATTTtacatagataaaaaaaactaaaataaatagCATGAAACAAAAGGAATACTTGAACAAAACACTTCTGGTGTAAAATGTTATATTTCCATTCTTCTGAAACTTAAAGATGATGCACTTCTAAACTGGCCTAACGTGAAACACTTCCTTCATATGAAGATGTTTGCTTATACTGTGAAACTGGTAAAATGTGACAGGATCTTTGTTTCTCTTGGCACACAACTTCAATTTAACTACTGTAATATTCCATTAAACTGATACCAGTTGAACTAGAGCAGTTATGCATGTGTTTGCCTACCAAAAAAATTGGGTATCCCCAATATATATATGGCTATATCTTGATTTGTAATACAAATTTTGGCTGCAAaagagtactttttttttcattcctccAAAGGTCCTACCACAGTATAGGCTGAGGGGCGCAATCTCTCACCAAATCATTCTGTGAGCAAATTATTGCTAAAGGCTGGTGGAGCCAGATAGTACATGTACCAAACATACCCTATGCAGCTTGATGTTAAGTTATACTgatctttttctttcatttccaTCTCCCAACTCCCTAATTGGGACCTAGCCAGGAACCAAAATCTCTTGGTAATTGATGAGTTCATATATATAACTCAGGCTAAGAACTTCCATTACCATATTGTTGTTTTGCTAGCTGGTTCCAAGCATTATTTAAAAAGGCTGGTTCCAAGCTGCTTGAAATGCATAAACCCTCTCAACACTACTAGAGTGAGCATACATTAAAGACATGCTTTTGGTCTATTGGAAAAACTGCAGGTGtggtatgaatttttttaaaaaaaaaaagaagaagaaaaaaatatttacctTCACAGCCTTTGGAAGAGCAATAGGTGATTGCAGCATCAGAACTTGATCTTGATCCAGTTTTGAGTACAGTGCAAGACAGCATGAATTTGAATCAATCCAAACTTTTGAATTCTCATTCATATCATTTTCCCCATACGAGCTACCATTAACTGCAGAACCTTTTAGCTGTCCAGATGCAAGCAAGCTTGCATCTGATTGAACCATATTATAGTCTTTGATATCGATACCATTCTCAGTCATGTAGTTCTGGACCTGACCAAATAATAAAAGTCACAGTTCACTACATGCCCTTCAAAGTCATCACTACGATCCTATCAACAACATAATGGAATAATTGGAGAGAATATGTTCATTGGATTTACTGACCTCAACAGATACTTTTCTCTTATCCACATAAAAGAAAGCACTGTGCAAGGTTACAATAGAATAAGAATGGACCACTGGGCTGTAGTGCACATCATCTCCTCTAATATTGTACAACCAAGCAACCTAAATAAGAACAAAGAAAGAGAATAATTAAAACTGGCAAAGTTGACAAAATTTCTAGAAATCAAAACAGACAACTGAATATATTGTACCGAATAAGAAACCAAGAAACAAATTAGTGTAAGAGTACCTCATCAAGTGCAGCAATTATAATGCCCCTAGCCTTTTCATGTAGTAATTTTTCTCTTAACTCCTTAAGTTTTTCGGTAACAGTACGGCCAGCATACTCTACAGGTTGCACAAATACAGGTAGAGCCTCGGCCGAAGGACGATCCTTCCATATTTCATCTATCAAGTCAGAAGAAAGCTGAAACAGTGTGTGGTGCTTCTTTGAAAATGCATGCTCGTATCTCTGGGCAGTGTCAACAGAGATGCACCATGGATTAATTCCAACAACAGCTTCATCTGACAGGTTCTGATTGCACAAAAACAAACAAGCCACAAAAGTTAGTCAGAAACAACATTGTTCAGAATAAAATAGAAAACTAAACATGAGTAGTGCTATGCAATGTGGATCAACAAATAACTAAACCCATTCTCTCTAATCATTGAAGAATTGGCATagttaataattttttttcactagCAAAATAAAAACCTCAAGTTGGTCTTGAAATTTCTGCTTGCATTTGGTAAGATCAAAACAAATCAATGTGCCAAAATTTTTGACAGTTCTGATAATTTTGGAAGGAATTCCCATATGCCAAACCAACTAGTAGTATCATGCAGTTACTTGAATCTATACAGCAGCCACGAAGAAAGATAGTAGGCTTGGGGTATTACCCAAACAACTGGATATGGTTATCTTAGAATAAAATGGAAAGAATGACATTTGGGAGATAAAATTTGCTAAAGTTAACAGGAATAAAACCAATTTTGAAATCATTTCCATGGACCAGTTTGTGAAGCAATATTTTTATGTTAGATTCAGGAAATTAAAATCATGAACATGGTCAAGAACATATGTGAACACTTACATCAGCTATCCAAACTTCAACCGGGGGATCTTCTCCCATTCGCATCAATTTCCAGCGATCACTGAGTTGCTGCTCTGCCTGCAAGAAGTAACGCCCATCCGTCCACAATAGCGCCTCCTTCATAGTTATAAGCGCCAAACCTGTATAGCAACGGAAATATAGTTCTATCTGAGAAACTAATGCAAATATGATTACCACAATTgggagaaaacaaaagaaatcaaCTCCCTCTATAACTATCATTTAGAGAGGTAGTCCTCTCTTTTCTTAGCCTATTTATTTATCTATTTAACGTAGTGTGGTAAAAGTGACTCCGTACAGCCATGTAACCAACCGACTATGCATATGCACCAACCTACAATTAGGCAATTAGCCTTCCAAGCAGTGAATAGGCTTTGTCCTCTCATCACTGTATATCACTAATCTCTCCTGTTGATTTCCAATCAACTTATGTTTGGTATTCAGGAAGCTAAGTTACATATATTTGATAAGAGAATACTTCAAATACAAGTATTTCAGCAATAAATTTATAAACAATTCTGAAACTAGATAGCAATCAAACATGCTCAAATCTTTgcactttaaaaattaaacaagTTCATATTACTGCGAATACCAAATTATCCATATAGTTCCAACTAATCATATGTACCTTCAATTAGTCACTAGTCAGCACCTTGTACATCCGACTTTTACAACACTGATTTAATGACCATAGATGGCAAGTAGTAATCTATATCTACCTGCAGTAATAATGCCATGTCGTATCACGTAATTTAATAACTATGTTGACGCAGTCACATTCCACCCACTTCTAACTAAAGCTCATACTGAAACATCACGGCACGAAACCGATACACGATTTTGGCAAGCATAACATAAACATGTCGACCATTCCAACGGCCCACTTGTGCCACACGCACCCATCCAATTGTACCATGTGTACCCATTGCGATGCATTTGCCCAAACAATAACCTAACCAAATCTTGCGAAACCCAGTACTGTTGTAAGGCAATTTATGTGAGCTAGGACAATCATGCGAGCTCGCAACGGACTCATCGGCTGGGGAAACAAGAGGCGGGATGGATTGAGGAAAGAAGCAAACATACCAGCGCTCCCGGTGAACCCGGAGACGAACTGCCGCCGCTTGTCCCGCTCCGACACGTACTCGCTCtgcacagcacagcacagcacagaCCACACCAAATCCTCAATCAACAACATCACCACGACCGACAAACCAAACAGGAGAAGGGATCGCAGAATCCAGCACCCCCACCGATCGGATCTAGTCCGACCCAAatccgcggaggcggcggcggaactGAACTGACCTGGTGGGCGTCCTCGGAGGGGACGACGAGCGCGTGGAGCGGCGGGGAGTGCGCCGCCATGAGCGCGCGCAGCTCGTCCAGGAGAGcgtctctcgccgccgccgccgccattgcgcTCCGCTTCCTCAGTTCCCTTCCACTCGCAACGCAACCTCTCctcgcttcctcctccgcctaatcgctggattttttttttctctctcttttttggaAGTAGGTTGGCTTTTCTGTTACGAAAGAAAAGCTAGCGATGATTTTGGAAGTATTATGATCTCCACACGAGAAGGTTTCGGCCCGGCCCGCGAAGCGGGAAGATCGTATACGTGTGGGAAATGGTGTTCAGCCCAACTAGAACGGAGGTTATTGCTATGGAATAAATCTATTATGGCTCCCTCATCTTATACCCTTTGATCGAATCGTCTCCCTCAGCAGCGAAACCGGGCATAACACCTGCCCCGTATTttaaaaaccagtgcaaatcgACTTCTTCGATGGTTTAGGAAGTAGTTTCTGTATGTGGGACTCACATGTTAGTGAGATATGGAAAAAGTATGTAGTTGGCACCACATGTCAGCTACTTTTGTCCTTCCCGCATCTCCCTCCCTCTTGTCTACCGGGGAGGACGTGCTGGCACTTGTGCTCACGGAAGCGGTGTGTGGCGCGCGAGCTCAACGTGCCGTGCATGAGTGAGGCCATGCGAACCCCTTCGACGCCGATGGAGGCTTGGAGGCGAGGGTGTTCAAGGGAGGAGAAGGACGATGCAGTGATGGCGGTGGCACGAGTGAGGGCACCAGGGATAGAGGCACAGGCAGCAACGGTATGAAGGGACGATGGAAGGGGGCCACAGAGGAGAGGGTTTGAATGGATTCGGCAAGATGACCATAGCCACGCCCGGCTTCTCCTATCTCTACTGGTGTTGAGGATCTTGAATGGTCCGGAAATTGAAGACAACATTGACGCGACATGATGCGATGTGTAATCCGGTGCCTCTTCAGCGAAAGGACCGCAACCGCCAACTAGGAGGAGGTGGTAGAGAGCGGAGAGCGGACTGCAGTTGTAGCCAGCTTCTCCCCTCTCTACTGGTGTTGGGGATTTTGAATGGCCCAGGAATTGAAGACGACGACAATATGACCTGGTGCTTCTCCTCTGTGGCCCCGTTCCGTCATCCCTCTCCACTGTCACCGCTTCCGTCTCCATCCCCAGTACCCTCACCTGTGCCATTGCCATCACCGCAtcgtccttctcctccttcgAACACCCCTCGTCTCAAAGCCTCCATAGATGCTGAAGGGGTTTGGCATGGCCTCGCTCGTGCACGGCACGCCGCACTCGCACGCTACGCACCGCCTCCATGAGCGCTGATGCAAGCACATCCTCTGCGACGGAGAACAGGAAGGGAGATGTAGGGGAAAGAAAAAACGacatgacatgtggggcccaccatatattttttccatATCTCGTTGGCATGTGGGCCCCGCCTACAGAAACTGCTTTCCAGACACCGAAGGAGTGGATTTGTATCGGTTTCCAAAGATAGGAGATGTGTTATATCCGATTTTATGGTTGAGGAAGACAGGGTATGAGATGGGGGAGGCAAGTAGAGTTATTCCTATTGCTAttgatatttaaattttaaaataaagtaaatttcacaaaactaaagaTACTTAGaccaaattatcataaaactacagatttaagaggGTGTATcagaaaactatagatttagccATAAATTTATCAAGGAACTGCAGTTAAAATAGAGttttacaaaattacatattaaGCAGCAAATTTATCAAATAACTATAGGTTGTcctaatttaatcacaaaactacaatgtTTATAGCTCCAACAGAACGATAGTGCTAGGGATTGAAACTTTACaaactatagttttgtgataacttcaatattaaatcTGTGAAACTCTATGTTAAAACTAATTTGTCaaaatatgaaatttactctttaaaataCTACTCTCCTAACAacgttataagatgttttggtcACTTTCATCTCTCTTTTATATCcactaacatctatataaattagGCCATATATACGATGCACATTCATGGATACATGTATAAATCTATTGAAaaccaaaacatcttataacatgaaaaaactaattgatatttttatgatttaataattctaaaatttgtaataattatatTCTATGCTATAATAAAGGCtgaaaattgaaataaataaaaaatgagtTGTATTCAGTTTGGATTACCAATGATAGAATTGGCACGACttaataaatttcaaaattcataGGATTAATTAATGATATTGAGTTATACTTGCTCCGAGACTCGATTATAACATTTCCATGTTTtaataatttgtaaaaatataattgTACTCAATATGGAGTACCTACCAATTACATTTTTATGACTTAATTAttcctatatttatttttttataatggaatgAATGCCGGCCTTTTGGTGGACTCATCCTCTACCCTGGTACATACTAAGGCCACGTTTACCTCAAAGAAGCTACATCATAcgatgtactccctccgccgtcccataatatagcaaacTAGAACCGAATAGgacatttcatagtacaacaaatctacATACCCTCctattcgttgtactatgaaatgtcCCGTCCGATCTTAAGTTGTGAGGAGCTACAACCTCATTCTTCCTCTTAGGTCAGCCACCTTAATTAAATTAAGTATGTCAGTGTGTAATAGTGAGATCGTCTTTTGACCATAGCAGTAGAGGTGGACCTAACATGGGAACGACGGGGGGCTCAAGTATCCACTACTGGCACAAGGATCATGGGAACCCCCACAAAGCCCcactaaatttttttgcaaTATGTAGATGTGAGAAAGAGTAATTTTATCCAGTTTGTTCAGATCACCTGCTATTTCTTCCTGATCCACCACTGGCTAGCGGGGAATGGTTGACGTGATCGTATTCAAAGCTAAAGCTAAAGAGTACGGACTAAATTCGATTTATACTGGAAAGAAAGAGCAGTTGCATGGTAGCTCAGATAAGGAAGATGTATGCATGTCATCTTCGGATTCTGTTTTCACCTTACCCCATCTATATATCATATTTCCAAAACTAGATAGTCAACTAGGACAAGGTGTTACTCCCGTTTCTCGTGCACTCGATATTCCAGAACAGTCCCAAGTGAAAGCTAAAGTGGTATCCGCGCACTTGCTGACTACTTGTCTCAAAATAGTTATCTTTattagatttaaattttatcttaaaatagttggcactttaattaattaatactaatTGTCCCATCAGTTAtatctcattcaaatttcttcctATTCTAGTTCTACCCTCAATCATCTTTCCATTTCCAACCATACACCACTTAATAAGAAGCATTATTGTCTTCTCTTTCCAATTCATAATCTATGCTAAACAATATAGAACGATAACTATTTTGAAACCGAGGGAGTAACTTCCTTTGGCATAAGAGTCACCAGCATGCTCCTATGGTGACTTCAT
The nucleotide sequence above comes from Oryza glaberrima chromosome 11, OglaRS2, whole genome shotgun sequence. Encoded proteins:
- the LOC127754307 gene encoding aminopeptidase P1 gives rise to the protein MAAAAARDALLDELRALMAAHSPPLHALVVPSEDAHQSEYVSERDKRRQFVSGFTGSAGLALITMKEALLWTDGRYFLQAEQQLSDRWKLMRMGEDPPVEVWIADNLSDEAVVGINPWCISVDTAQRYEHAFSKKHHTLFQLSSDLIDEIWKDRPSAEALPVFVQPVEYAGRTVTEKLKELREKLLHEKARGIIIAALDEVAWLYNIRGDDVHYSPVVHSYSIVTLHSAFFYVDKRKVSVEVQNYMTENGIDIKDYNMVQSDASLLASGQLKGSAVNGSSYGENDMNENSKVWIDSNSCCLALYSKLDQDQVLMLQSPIALPKAVKNPVELDGLRKAHIRDGAAVVQYLAWLDNQMQENYGASGYFSEAKGSQKKQHMEVKLTEVSVSDKLEGFRASKEHFKGLSFPTISSVGPNAAVIHYSPEASSCAELDADKIYLCDSGAQYLDGTTDITRTVHFGKPSEHEKSCYTAVLKGHIALDSAVFPNGTTGHALDILARTPLWRSGLDYRHGTGHGIGSYLNVHEGPHLISFRPSARNVPLQASMTVTDEPGYYEDGSFGIRLENVLIVKEANTKYNFGDKGYLAFEHITWAPYQTKLIDTTLLTPAEIEWVNAYHADCRKILQPYLNEQEKEWLRKATEPIAMRCC